From Vanrija pseudolonga chromosome 1, complete sequence, a single genomic window includes:
- the fer6_0 gene encoding Multidrug resistance protein fer6, whose amino-acid sequence MSPRSVMQILVTPFTLAAGLVLLCLQIGVSGIIGFIVIIVSAPITTWLTKRTYEQRKKSTEFTQQRSKLLQELLASMATVKLFTYELPFLSRLNKTRESELNGVRNINFLEATTESIFQSLPLLGSIFAFIMYSALHPRMDIANLFTAVTYFALLQGPLYTIPQALGSLTNVVNALQRLAPVFEAEQRSTESSVDPTLDVAISVRHASFRWDAVDEAPPEKGANSAAAFAIRDLNLQVPRGCLVAVIGPVGSGKSSILQGILGEMTTIDGDVKFGGRTSYCQQAAWIQNATLRDNILFGQPWDEARNWKCIRQAHMTRDLEILQDGDQTEVALSAVWSLTSQIGEKGINLSGGQKQRVNIARALYYDADILLLDDPLSALDAHVGKAVFNDAIVPLRDAGKTVLLVTHGLHFLPRVDYIYSIADGRIVEEGTYGDLLASPSFKSLIDAFGGGHEADSDGDVEVEPPQAAISDDANKAVGSGNGKGTLTTAEKRVTGAVGIYVYWAYLVASNLKWLGPLLVMIVLMEGSQIMSNVWLTYWESNSFHRLPPFYQGIYAMLGIMSAIFTGLTGVSLALMAINASRNLYRKALQHVFFSPMSFFDTTPLGRIQGVFSTDIGTIDGMLIGSIIVISIHFPYYVAIVAVVGILYGLVVGYYRPFARESQRLDALNRGLLFSYFSESLTGMATIRAYGETGRFLSENSRLVDLQNRATLANNAGKQWLYVRLEMAGSILVFAVALMCTAGGGSINPGQVALILNYMVATTAQLSALAGVGTLLETAMNSVERILPYSDGDIPQEAAYDIKDTDPGPQWPTKGAIIMDKLVMSYRPGQPIVLKGVSLNIEPGQRVGIVGRTGAGKSSLTIALYRLTELLSGTITIDGVDVSKIGLKALRSKLSIIPQDPVLFSGTLRSNLDPFDDYPDAVLNEALQRAHLVKGPSSDATQRFTLDMAIDTDGSNLSIGERSLVSLARPLVRDSKIMVLDEATASVDLETDAAIQQAIREECRRSRKTLLCIAHRLRTIIGWDKIVVMEAGEVVNFASPLELFDNEDGIFRSLCNESRISREEIIQAGQIESL is encoded by the exons ATGTCACCTCGCTCGGTCATGCAAATCCTAGTCACTCCCTTCACCCTTGCGGCAGGTCTCGTGCTTCTCTGTCTGCAGATCGGCGTCTCGGGCATCATCGGCTTCATCGTCATCATTGTGTCAGCGCCCATTACCACCTGGTTGACGAAGCGAACCTATGAGCAGCGCAAAAAGTCGACCGAGTTCACCCAACAGAGATCAAAGCTGCTACAAGAGTTACTGGCGTCCATGGCGACTGTCAAACTGTTCACCTACGAACTGCCGTTCCTCTCACGCCTCAACAAGACACGTGAATCGGAGCTTAATGGCGTTCGAAACATCAACTTCCTCGAAGCAACAACAGAGTCCATCTTCCAGTCGCTTCCACTGCTCGGGTCCATCTTTGCATTCATCATGTACTCGGCACTTCACCCCCGCATGGACATTGCGAATCTCTTCACCGCAGTCACATACTTTGCCCTCCTTCAAGGCCCGCTCTACACCATTCCCCAAGCGCTGGGGTCGCTTACCAATGTGGTCAACGCCCTCCAACGACTGGCACCAGTTTTTGAAGCCGAGCAGCGAAGCACCGAATCGTCTGTTGACCCCACTCTTGACGTGGCCATCAGTGTTCGGCATGCATCTTTCCGGTgggatgccgtcgacgaggccccACCAGAGAAAGGCGCCAACTCTGCTGCAGCCTTCGCCATTCGCGACCTCAATCTGCAAGTCCCTCGAGGATGCCTCGTGGCTGTCATCGGGCCGGTTGGGTCGGGCAAAAGCAGCATCCTTCAAGGCATACTGGGCGAAATGACGACCATTGATGGAGACGTAAAGTTTGGCGGTCGTACATCATATTGCCAACAAGCGGCGTGGATCCAAAACGCAACTCTCCGCGACAACATCCTCTTTGGCCAGCCTTGGGATGAGGCACGAAACTGGAAGTGCATTCGTCAAGCCCACATGACACGTGATTTGGAGATTCTACAGGACGGTGATCAGACCGAGGTAGCCTTGAGCGCTGTGTGGTCGCTGACGTCTCAGATTGGAGAGAAGGGCATCAACCTATCTGGAGGCCAGAAGCAACGAGTCAACATTGCTCGTGCACTGTACTACGATGCCGACATCTTG CTTCTCGACGACCCACTCAGTGCGCTTGACGCTCATGTGGGCAAGGCCGTCTTCAACGACGCAATCGTGCCGCTGAGAGACGCTGGAAAGACGGTTCTTCTTGTCACTCATGGCCTTCATTTCCTGCCCCGGGTTGACTACATTTACTCGATTGCCGACGGTCGAATCGTGGAGGAGGGTACTTATGGAGACTTGCTCGCGTCTCCCTCCTTCAAGTCCCTCATTGATGCCTTTGGCGGCGGGCATGAAgccgactcggacggcgacgtggaGGTGGAGCCACCCCAGGCTGCAATCAGTGACGACGCAAACAAAGCTGTTGGAAGCGGCAATGGAAAG GGCACCTTGACAACGGCGGAGAAGCGCGTCACTGGAGCCGTCGGGATTTATGTCTACTGGGCCTACCTTGTCGCCAGCAATCTCAAATGGCTTGGACCGCTCCTGGTCATGATCGTCCTCATGGAAGGCTCTCAAATCATGTCCAA TGTGTGGCTGACTTACTGGGAGAGCAACAGCTTCCACCGTCTCCCTCCTTTCTATCAGGGCATTTACGCCATGCTAGGCATCATGTCTGCGATCTTCACCGGCCTGACTGGCGTGTCCCTGGCCTTGATGGCGATCAATGCTTCGCGCAACCTTTACCGCAAGGCTCTTCAGCATGTCTTTTTCAGCCCCATGAGCTTCTTCGACACGACCCCACTTGGGCGAATCCAAGGCGTCTTCAGCACAGACATTGGAACGATCGACGGTATG TTGATCGGTTCGATCATTGTCATCTCTATCCACTTTCCCTACTATGTTGCAAT AGTCGCAGTTGTTGGCATTCTCTACGG CCTCGTCGTTGGATACTATCGTCCATTCGCTCGGGAATCTCAACGACTCGATGCGCTCAACCGTGGCCTGCTCTTCTCTTACTTTTCAGAATCGCTGACTGGAATGGCTACCATTCGAGCGTACGGAGAAACCGGCCGTTTTCTGTCGGAAAACTCGAGGCTGGTCGACCTCCAGAATCGAGCCACTCTGGCAAACAATGCCGGAAAGCAATGGCTATACGTGCGGCTTGAAATGGCAGGATCCATTTTAGTGTTTGCGGTTGCCCTCATGTGTACCGCCGGTGGTGGCTCGATCAACCCGGGCCAGGTAGCCTTGATCCTGAATTACATGGTGGCAACTACGGCCCAGTTGAGCGCGctggccggcgtcggcacaTTGCTCGAGACTGCCA TGAACTCGGTGGAGCGCATCTTACCGTACTCTGACGGCGACATACCGCAAGAAGCCGCCTACGACATCAAGGACACCGACCCCGGTCCTCAGTGGCCAACCAAAGGTGCCATCATTATGGACAAGTTGGTCATGTCGTACCGCCCCGGCCAGCCCATTGTTCTCAAGGGCGT GTCGTTGAACATTGAGCCTGGTCAGCGCGTAGGCATTGTAGGACGGACGGGTGCCGGCAAGAGCTCCCTCACGATCGCTCTATACCGCCTAACAGAGCTTTTATCCGGCACCATCACCATagatggcgtcgacgtgaGCAAGATTGGCCTCAAGGCGTTACGCTCAAAGCTGTCCATCATCCCGCAAGACCCCGTGCTGTTCAGCGGCACTCTGCGTTCCAACCTCGACCCCTTCGACGACTATCCCGACGCTGTTTTGAACGAAGCACTGCAGAGAGCCCATCTTGTCAAAGGACCATCCTCAGATGCGACCCAACGGTTTACGCTGGACATGGCCATTGATACCGACGGCTCCAATCTCAGTATCGGTGAACGCTCTCTAGTCAGCCTTGCCCGCCCGCTGGTTCGTGACTCCAAGATCATGGTTCTCGACGAGGCTACAGCTTCCGTTGACCTGGAGACCGACGCTGCGATTCAACAGGCCATTCGCGAAGAGTGCCGCAGGAGCCGCAAGACCCTCCTTTGTATCGCACACCGCCTCCGTACCATCATTGGCTGGGACAAGATTGTCGTCATGGAagccggcgaggtcgtcaacTTTGCATCACCCCTAGAGTTGTTTGACAACGAGGACGGCATCTTCCGCAGCTTGTGCAACGAATCGCGCATCAGTCGCGAGGAGATTATTCAGGCTGGGCAGATCGAGTCGTTGTAG
- the DIT2 gene encoding Cytochrome P450-DIT2, translating into MIIFACAIAVAIAAIRWLTLPPRTFAPGLPVIPIWVAFLPLIRSWLGLPLLGQDETYARYIAPAMSKHGAVVIFFGSQWNVLVGCPQGMIQLFGRERSVFHKSGNHRKLPRAVISALTGGNIISETGEKWRTFAHVIRPALKDRINTGGLDVACARLVQRLRRDGEVVAVTSIVQQYAMEAVTLCVFGKDLNFLVQPPRIHAVHTLVKRHIFHPLFLSVPALDNYPRLFPGRVVARKLIAQLEQELLATLPSAEAKAALSCKVIDVASSPSSSNVLFDLDQALLHGTFTSREYIDNLKILFIAGHENVQQALCSVLMVLARDPMLQDDIRQDALLHRGKDTSPFLHAIVHETLRLYPPIPQLINRRVADPCVLSLPSQGGAPLHVPLQPGTYVGWTAFGVHRGPWNSTWQPDPDVFRPSRWGTTVDNIDALARETRSRGEFTSFHGGLRACPGQAFALRSLHLSVTAILADFQLSLASDDGTKLTPGGLLAPRNLHLRLVPVGK; encoded by the exons ATGATCATCTTCGCCtgcgccatcgccgtcgccatcgccgcgatCAGATGGCTCACCCTCCCACCGCGCACCTTTGCCCCCGGCCTGCCCGTCATCCCCATCTGGGTCGCGTTCCTCCCCCTCATCCGCAGCTGGCTGGGGCTGCCTCTCCTCGGCCAGGATGAGACCTACGCTCGCTACATCGCCCCGGCCATGTCCAAGCACGGTGCAGTGGTCATCTTCTTCGGATCACAGTGGAATGTCCTGGTTGGCTGCCCCCAAGGCATGATCCAGTTGTTCGGTCGCGAGAGATCCGTCTTTCACAAGAGCGGCAATCATCGCAAGCTCCCGCGCGCCGTTATCAGTGCGCTGACCGGCGGCAACATCATCTCGGAAACGGGCGAG AAATGGCGTACCTTTGCTCATGTGATCCGGCCTGCACTCAAGGATCGCATCAACActggcggcctcgacgtaGCTTGCGCAAGGCTGGTCCAGCGGCTCcggcgagatggcgaggtcgtcgctgtGACATCGATTGTCCAGCAGTACGCCATGGAAGCCGTTACGCTGTGCGTCTTTGGCAAAGATCTGAAC TTCCTCGTCCAACCCCCAAGAATTCACGCCGTGCACACCCTCGTCAAGCGGCACATCTTTCATCCACTGTTCCTCAGCGTCCCAGCGCTTGACAACTACCCCCGGCTCTTCCCGGGTCGAGTGGTGGCTCGAAAACTCATCGCGCAACTCGAGCAAGAGCTGCTGGCAACATTGCCCAGTGCCGAAGCCAAGGCAGCCCTGAGCTGCAAGGTCATCGATGTCgcttcgtcgccgtcgagcagcaaTGTCTTGTTCGACCTCGATCAGGCATTGCTACACGGCACATTTACGTCCCGAGAGTACATTGACAACTTGAAGA TCCTCTTCATAGCAGGGCACGAGAATGTTCAACAGGCACTGTGCTCTGTCCTCATGGTGCTGGCACGAGATCCC ATGCTGCAAGACGACATTCGACAGGACGCCCTATTGCATCGTGGGAAAGACACCAGCCCATTCCTCCACGCTATCGTCCACGAGACCCTCCGCCTGTACCCACCCATCCCGCAACTGATCaaccgccgcgtcgccgatcCCTGTGTACTGTCGCTGCCTTCTCAAGGCGGTGCACCCCTCCACGTCCCACTTCAACCAGGCACCTACGTCGGGTGGACAGCCTTTGGCGTCCACCGTGGCCCGTGGAACAGCACGTGGCAGCCAGATCCCGACGTCTTtcggccgtcgaggtgggGCACGACCGTGGACAACATCGATGCCTTGGCCAGAGAGACGAGAAGCCGAGGGGAGTTCACTAGCTTCCACGGCGGCTTACGCGCTTGTCCTGGCCAGGCATTCGCCTTGCGATCGCTTCATCTATCCGTCACGGCGATTCTTGCAGACTTTCAACTGTCGCTAGCTTCGGACGACGGCACCAAGCTGACCCCTGGTGGCCTCCTTGCGCCGAGGAATCTGCACCTTCGGCTTGTACCAGTTGGCAAGTAG
- the ATG22_0 gene encoding Autophagy-related protein 22 yields the protein MGTRAQPKRIESDMTTKETDHQWLPGDGAGEIGPAFSSGIIYMSFQIQQTAFWSVGHHPGMPPHTGCPDLGLPCRVPLGKSDVNLTSLLLYLNAIGFGVGGFVTLFVCAWGDHMRYKREQYIFLVIIYGALCLPAAGLTVYNLSNYYGFIWLYTIFGVVGYLVIAWGNIFIPYTMQAAAPIEDLSAQARLDALDKIDGEGRKELRAKREMEGLKISVGGTVALNVAVVLFNVITIGISYATMDAQKNAGLYMTTASGAVCIICALLGWPFLPSPAPIAYEGRWWLLPFTVFASLWRGISKYTNAMLFLVAYAICNDSLFAFSAVTSQLFNLTVRPSIREFTAYNVAGSITTVLGSVVFMYVFPHFKITLRQWAMSSYSLVIFSAFWCCLGMSDKVAIGFKHRAEFYVFQVLVSLAGAILNPLFRVLFPEMFPKGNEIQYFGFQLVLSCATAWIPQVVNGPIVDKTNNQRLPAVVALVFFLIALGLTWWCNDVEGIAIIHREEVEELEKQATVEGHAPLLVEKVTEAAGRTNTVCSDFTSQAPTYLPNIMSPTAVADPVPASKAVAGLHLVPGTESRQYHSTKESIYALPADGQEYDRLEQQHRLIMLLFNGPVASAPVRDLLDTTGGKVLDVGCGPGSWIKDVKQAFPKAECHATDFVADTFKPTAANDIDFVVGNVLTGLPYENDTFDFVHMRFFTGALKKVEWPVAVKELVRITKPGGWIQMVEPDGRIRSERGITPAIEDWNTRGMRGSLLKRGGEPNAGPSLAQFLTSAGLANVEDIVASAPMNSKAGAIGEHMVKDYRSLITTLAPILSQSWGITPDAVVEWGFGVIAQSETLEGFHNFHTAFGQKP from the exons ATGGGCACTCGTGCACAGCCAAAGCGAATCGAGTCCGACATGACAACGAAGGAGACCGACCACCAGTGGTTGCCTGGTGATGGCGCAGGAGAA ATCGGACCAGCGTTCAGCTCTGGCATCATCTACATGTCGTTCCAGATCCAGCAGACGGCCTTCTGGTCGGTCGGGCATCACCCGGGCATGCCTCCTCATACCGGATGCCCCGACCTTGGTCTGCCGTGTCGCGTTCCTCTTGGCAAATCCGACGTCAACCTCACGAGTTTGTTGCTCTATCTTAACGCCATTGGCTTTGGTGTTGGCGGATTCGTCACGCTGTTTGTATGCGCCTGGGGCGACCACATGA GATATAAACGCGAACAATAcatcttcctcgtcatcatctACGGTGCTCTATGTCTCCCTGCGGCAGGTCTGACTGTCTACAACCTGTCAAACTACTATGGCTTCATCTGGCTCTATACCATCTTTGGCGTGGTCGGATACCTCGTCATTGCATGGGGCAACATCTTTATCCCATACACAATGCAGGCCGCCGCTCCTATCGAGGATCTCTCAGCGCAGGCCAGGCTCGATGCCCTCGACAAGATTGACGGTGAGGGTCGCAAAGAGCTCCGAGCCAAGCGAGAGATGGAGGGACTCAAGATATCCGTTGGAGGCACCGTGGCGCtcaacgtcgccgtcgtgctgtTCAACGTCATCACCATTGGCATCTCTTACGCGACCATGGATGCCCAGAAGAATGCGGGGCTGTACATGACCACCGCGTCGGGGGCTGTCTGCATCATTTGTGCCCTCCTCGGGTGGCCATTTCTTCCGTCCCCGGCACCCATCGCGTATGAAGGCAGGTGGTGGTTGCTGCCATTCACAGTTT TTGCCAGCCTGTGGAGAGGTATCAGCAAGTATACAAACGCCATGCTGTTCCTCGTTGCCTACGCCATTTGCAACGACTCCCTCTTCGCCTTTAGCGCTGTCACGAGTCAACTCTTCAACTTGACTGTTCGCCCATCCATCCGTGAATTCACCGCCTACAATGTGGCTGGCAGCATCACGACTGTCCTCGGTTCGGTCGTGTTCATGTACGTGTTTCCACACTTCAAGATCACCCTCCGTCAATGGGCCATGAGCTCGTACTCCCTCGTCATCTTTTCTGCCTTTTGGTGCTGCCTGGGCATGAGCGACAAGGTGGCCATTGGTTTCAAGCACCGCGCAGAGTTTTACGTCTTCCAG GTGCTCGTGTCGCTCGCAGGCGCCATCCTCAACCCCCTCTTCCGCGTTCTCTTCCCCGAAATGTTCCCCAAGGGAAACGAAATCCAATACTTTGGCTTCCAACTGGTC TTGTCATGTGCCACGGCATGGATCCCTCAAGTCGTCAATGGGCCGATTGTCGACAAGACCAACAACCAGCGCCTCCCAGcggtcgtcgccctcgtcttcTTTCTCATTGCGCTCGGCCTTACATGGTGGTGCAATGATGTTGAAGGTATCGCCATCATTCATAgagaggaggtcgaggagctggagaaGCAGGCAACTGTTGAAGGGCATGCTCCA TTGCTTGTCGAAAAAGTCACCGAGGCCGCTGGCAGAACAAATACCGTCTGCAGCGATTTCACCAGCCAAGCACCCACCTATCTCCCAAACATCATGTCGCCCACTGCTGTTGCCGACCCCGTTCCCGCCTCCAAGGCGGTAGCTGGTCTCCACCTCGTTCCCGGAACAGAGTCTCGCCAATACCACTCGACCAAGGAGAGCATCTATGCTCTGCCGGCGGACGGACAAGAATATGACcgactcgagcagcagcaccggctCATTATGTTGCTGTTCAATGGTCCGGTGGCTTCGGCGCCTGTTCGTGACTTGCTTGACAccaccggcggcaaggtGCTCGATGTTGGCTGTGGACCTGGCAGCTGGATCAAG GATGTCAAGCAAGCTTTCCCAAAGGCCGAGTGTCATGCCACCGACTTTGTGGCTGACACGTTCAAGCCAACGGCAGCCAACGACATTGACTTTGTGGTCGGCAACGTCCTCACTGGCCTCCCATACGAAAACGACACGTTCGACTTTGTCCACATGCGCTTCTTCACCGGCGCGCTGAAGAAGGTCGAGTGGCCGGTGGCTGTTAAAGAGCTTGTACGCATCACCAAGCCCGGTGGCTGGATCCAGATGGTCGAGCCAGACGGTCGTATCCGAAGTGAACGGGGCATCACGCCTGCCATCGAGGATTGGAACACACGTGGAATGCGCGGATCTCTGCTCAAACGTGGCGGAGAACCCAACGCGGGTCCTAGTCTCGCCCAGTTTCTCACCAGTGCGGGGCTTGCCAATGTCGAGGACATTGTTGCATCGGCTCCGATGAACTCCAAGGCTGGCGCGATCGGCGAGCACATGGTCAAAGACTACCGCAGCCTCATCACCACGCTCGCACCGATTCTCTCGCAGTCTTGGGGCATCACTCCAGACGCTGTGGTCGAGTGGGGCTTTGGTGTCATTGCTCAGAGCGAAACGCTTGAAGGGTTCCACAACTTCCATACCGCGTTCGGACAGAAGCCGTAG
- the HBN1 gene encoding Putative nitroreductase HBN1 yields MTPAPTWKTVLEIAKERHSYYSIKNSSTLSDDELITILKESVNNSPTPFNNQSTRAILILGQKNKDMWEAIWTAHRTTLSGRECVPHGQRLTLQAEHERKARIKYEAAYLGGYGTYLFFDDENVVDGMVKAMPNLSTAFPAWVGNAAGILHYIVWTALECAGMGANLQHFPQLSPVTAPALKEFLKTPDNWSCTAMIPFGEINGAPPERTYLPVDDKVLVIQ; encoded by the exons ATGACACCTGCTCCAACATGGAAGACGGTCCTCGAGATCGCCAAG GAGCGACACTCTTACTACAGCATTAAGAACAGCTCCACCctctccgacgacgagctcatcaCCATCCTCAAGGAGTCGGTCAACAACAGCCCGACACCGTTCAACAACCAGAGCACTCGCGCCATTCTTATTCTTGGGCAGAAGAACAAGGACATGTGGGAGGCCATCTGGACTGCCCACAGGACGACCCTCTCGGGCCGTGAGTGTGTCCCACATGGGCAAAGACTGACTTTGCAAGcggagcacgagcgcaaGGCCCGCATCAAGTACGAGGCTGCGTACCTTGGTGGTTACGGCACCTACCTCTTCTTCGACGATGAgaacgtcgtcgacggcatggTCAAGGCGATGCCCAACCTCAGCACGGCTTTCCCCGCCTGGGTCGGTAACGCCGCCGGAATCCTTCACTACATTGTGTGGACCGCTCTCGAGTGCGCCGGCATGGGAGCCAACCTCCAGCACTTCCCCCAGCTCTCCCCCGTCACTGCTCCTGCGCTCAAGGAGTTCCTCAAGACACCCGACAACTGGTCGTGCACCGCCATGATTCCGTTCGGCGAGATCAACGGCGCCCCGCCCGAGCGCACCTACCtccccgtcgacgacaaggtgcTCGTCATTCAGTAA